ATGGCGCTCTCGCGTTAACAGCGAAGTGCTTGCACCTCCTGCGACCAATGGCGATATCGTCGTGGTTCAGACCCAGGACGATCGTCTGATCGGTCTGGATGCTGATACCGGCAACCAGCGTTGGGCATATGACAGCACGCCGGGTGTATTGACCCTGCGTGGCACAGGCGCACCATTGGTGACCAATCACCTGGCAATTGCAGGTCTTTCGACCGGTAAAGTGGTTGCCCTCGATACGCGTAACGGCGTACCTGTGTGGGAGCAACGTGTTGCTATCCCGCAAGGCCGTTCCGAGCTTGAGCGTATTGTCGATATCGACGGTGGACTGCTGATGTCTGGCGGTACGCTGTATGTCGCCAGCTACCAGGGCCGCATGGCGGCACTTGAAATGGAAAGCGGTCGCGTGCTCTGGCAGCGCGATGCGTCCAGCTATTCAGGTGTCGCTCAAGGTTTTGGTAGCGTCTACGTGAGCCTGGCGTCGGGCACTGTAGAAGGCGTTGACGAACGCTCGACCACCTCTCTGTGGAGCAATGACGCTCTGGCTCGTCGTCAACTGTCGGCTCCAGAAGTCTTCTCCAGCTATGTGGCTGTCGGTGACATGGAAGGCTATCTGCACCTGCTAAGCCAGGTCGATGGTCGTTTCGTGGGCCGTACCCGCATTGACAGTGATGGCCTTCGGGCGCGTCCGCTGGTGGTCGGTGACATGATTTACGTGTTTGGTAACAGCGGCAAACTGGAAGCCCTGACCATTCGCTAAGGCGTCTATGCTTGAGGCTTCAGGGCCTCGGGCAGCCTTGCTCTGGCAAGGTTTACGGCACATTTGTGCTGTTCCGAACTCTGGCCGCTGCCTTGCAGCGGCTTTTGTATTTTCTGAAATAACGAAGTGGAGAGCCGCATGGTTCCCGTAATCGCCCTGGTGGGCCGACCAAACGTCGGCAAGTCCACCTTGTTCAACCGCCTGACCAGGACTCGTGACGCCATTGTTGGTGACTTGTCCGGTCTGACCCGTGATCGCCAATACGGTGAGGCCAAGTGGCAAGGGCGTTCCTACATTCTGGTCGACACCGGCGGTATCTCCGGTGACGAGCACGGTATGGACGAAAAGATGGCCGAGCAGTCGCTGCTGGCTATCGAAGAAGCTGACGTCGTTCTGTTCCTGGTAGATGCAAAAGCGGGTTTCACAGCCGCTGACCAGATGATCGGCGAACACCTTCGCAAACGTAACAAGCGTTCTTATGTGGTTGCCAACAAGGTCGACAACATCGATCCGGAATTGGCGCGTGCAGAATTCGCACCGTTGGGCATGGGCCATGCGATCCCGATCGCAGGTGCTCATGGTCGTGGTATCACCCAGATGCTGGAAATCGCCCTGAGCGACTTCCCTAAAGATCCGGAAGAGGAAGAGGAAGGCGAAGCCGAAATCGTTCTTGAAGGTCAGGAAGCCAAGCGCATTCCAGGCCCAAGCGAAAAAGACGGTATCAAGATCGCCATCATCGGTCGTCCTAACGTCGGCAAGTCGACTCTGGTCAACCGTATGCTCGGTGAAGACCGGGTTATCGTTTATGACGAGCCAGGCACCACCCGCGACAGTATCTACATCCCGTTTGAGCGTAACGACGAGAAGTACACGCTGATCGACACCGCCGGTGTGCGCAAGCGCGGCAAGATCCACGAAGAAGTCGAAAAATTCTCCGTGGTCAAAACCCTGCAAGCCATCAAAGACGCCAACGTGGTGATCTTCGTGATGGATGCCCGTGAAGGTGTGGTTGACCATGACCTGAACCTGTTGGGCTTTGCGCTGGAGGCCGGTCGGGCTCTGGTCATCGCGATCAACAAGTGGGACGGCATGACCCCGAGCGAGCGCGACTTCGTGAAAGTCGAGCTGACACGTCGCCTGTTCTTCGTCGACTTCGCTGACATCCACTTCATCTCGGCCCTGCACGGCACTGGCGTAGGTAACCTGTACCAGTCGGTGCAGAACTCCTTCAAGTCGGCGGTTACCCGCTGGCCGACCAACCGTCTGACCCAGATTCTTGAAGATGCGGTTGGCGAGCATGCGCCACCGATGGTCAACAGCCGCCGGATCAAGCTGCGTTATGCCCACTTGGGTGGTGCTAACCCGCCAATTATCGTGATCCACGGTAACCAGGTTGAGAAGGTTCCGAAGTCTTACGTCCGTTATCTCGAAAACACCTACCGTCGTGTCTTGAAGCTGGTCGGTACACCGATCCGCATCGAGTTCAAAGGTGGCGAGAACCCGTACGAAGGCAACAAGAACTCGCTGACTGACCGTCAGGTCAACAAGAAACGCCGCATGATGTCGCACCACAAGAAAGCCGAGAAGAACCGCAAAGACAAGCGCTAATCTCGCAAGCTAAAAGCGTAATGAGAAAGGGTCCGAAAGGGCCCTTTTTCGTGTCAGACGTTTGGGCTATCCTCGATGGGTCCTGTGCCGCAGTCAGTGCCGGGAACTCAACAGGGAACGGCCATGATCACCAGCAAGTTGCCGAACGTCGGCACCACCATCTTCACGCGCATGTCGCAGCTCGCGGCAGAAACCGGCGCACTTAACCTGTCTCAGGGGTTCCCCGACTTCGATGGCCCGCAGGCATTGCGTGATGCTGTTGGCAAGCACATTGCCAGCGGTCACAACCAGTATTCACCCATGACCGGTTTGCCTGCCTTGCGTGAGCAGGTAGCGGCAAAAATCTCCCGCAGTTATGGGGTTCAGGTGAATGCCGACACCGAGGTGACCATCACGCCCGGTGCGACCCAAGCCATTTTCTGCGCGATCCAGGCTGTGATTCATGCCGGCGATGAAGTGATCGTCTTTGACCCGTGCTACGACAGCTACGAACCCTCGGTTGAGCTGGCAGGTGGCCGTTGCGTGCATGTGCAGCTGGGGCTTGAAGACTTCTCGATAGACTGGCAAAAACTTGAAGAGGCCCTGAGCCCGCGCACGCGGATGATCATCCTCAACAGCCCGCACAACCCGAGCGGAGCCCTGATCAGTCGCGCCGAACTGGACCAGCTGGCCAGGCTCATTGCCGACCGCGATATCTACCTCATCAGTGATGAAGTGTATGAACACCTGGTGTTCGATGGCGTGCCCCACGTCAGTGTTTTGTCCCATCCTGAGTTGTACCATCGTGCATTCGTTGTCAGCTCTTTCGGCAAGACGTACCACGTGACGGGCTGGAAAACCGGTTACGTTGTTGCGCCGC
This genomic stretch from Pseudomonas deceptionensis harbors:
- the der gene encoding ribosome biogenesis GTPase Der, which codes for MVPVIALVGRPNVGKSTLFNRLTRTRDAIVGDLSGLTRDRQYGEAKWQGRSYILVDTGGISGDEHGMDEKMAEQSLLAIEEADVVLFLVDAKAGFTAADQMIGEHLRKRNKRSYVVANKVDNIDPELARAEFAPLGMGHAIPIAGAHGRGITQMLEIALSDFPKDPEEEEEGEAEIVLEGQEAKRIPGPSEKDGIKIAIIGRPNVGKSTLVNRMLGEDRVIVYDEPGTTRDSIYIPFERNDEKYTLIDTAGVRKRGKIHEEVEKFSVVKTLQAIKDANVVIFVMDAREGVVDHDLNLLGFALEAGRALVIAINKWDGMTPSERDFVKVELTRRLFFVDFADIHFISALHGTGVGNLYQSVQNSFKSAVTRWPTNRLTQILEDAVGEHAPPMVNSRRIKLRYAHLGGANPPIIVIHGNQVEKVPKSYVRYLENTYRRVLKLVGTPIRIEFKGGENPYEGNKNSLTDRQVNKKRRMMSHHKKAEKNRKDKR
- a CDS encoding pyridoxal phosphate-dependent aminotransferase, with the protein product MITSKLPNVGTTIFTRMSQLAAETGALNLSQGFPDFDGPQALRDAVGKHIASGHNQYSPMTGLPALREQVAAKISRSYGVQVNADTEVTITPGATQAIFCAIQAVIHAGDEVIVFDPCYDSYEPSVELAGGRCVHVQLGLEDFSIDWQKLEEALSPRTRMIILNSPHNPSGALISRAELDQLARLIADRDIYLISDEVYEHLVFDGVPHVSVLSHPELYHRAFVVSSFGKTYHVTGWKTGYVVAPPALTAELRKVHQYVSFCGVTPLQYALADFMADHPEHVEELPAFYQAKRDLFCDLLSPSRFTFKPVAGTYFQLVDYSRIRPDLNDVDMAEWLTREHGVATIPVSVFYQTPPQGQRLVRLCFAKREETLRAAAEKLCVI
- the bamB gene encoding outer membrane protein assembly factor BamB gives rise to the protein MRDVRLWKHAALLALVVLAAGCSSNSKKELPPAELTDFKEEVVLQKQWSRSIGDGQGKTYNMLVPAVEGSHIYAADVTGVVMSLDRMNGDVQWKKDLELPVSGAVGLGYGLVLLGTLQGDVVALDSSTGEEKWRSRVNSEVLAPPATNGDIVVVQTQDDRLIGLDADTGNQRWAYDSTPGVLTLRGTGAPLVTNHLAIAGLSTGKVVALDTRNGVPVWEQRVAIPQGRSELERIVDIDGGLLMSGGTLYVASYQGRMAALEMESGRVLWQRDASSYSGVAQGFGSVYVSLASGTVEGVDERSTTSLWSNDALARRQLSAPEVFSSYVAVGDMEGYLHLLSQVDGRFVGRTRIDSDGLRARPLVVGDMIYVFGNSGKLEALTIR